GGTACTGTTTCAAAAATTCTATCAGCAAACAATGTAAAACCTCATAAGATTAAATATTATTTAGAGAAAAGGGATCCTGAATTTGAACCTAAAATGGCTAATGTACTATATGTGTACAAAGAAGTTGAAACGGTGTTAAAACAAGATGATCAATCATTGTATGCTTATTTGTCATATGATGAGAAACCCGGAATTCAGGCTATTGCAGGTACTGCCCCGGATCTTTCCCCTTCTCCGGATAAACACTCTTGTATTGCTCGTGACTATGAATATATTCGTCACGGTACCCTTAGTCTTATGGCTGGAATTGATTTAGTAACAGGTCATATCTTAGCTCAAATAGAGGATCGCCATCGTAGTCGTGAATTTGTCGAATTCTTGAAGATGGCTGATGAATACTACAAAGATAAAGAAAAAATTAAAATTATACTGGATAATCATTCAGCTCACATTTCCAAAGAGACACGAGCTTATCTTAATACTGTCCCAAATCGCTTTGAATTTGTCTTTACTCCAAAACATGGTTCCTGGTTGAATTTAATTGAATCATTTTTTGGTAAAATGGCTAGAACAATGTTGCGTGCAATTAGAGTAAAACCTAAGGAGGAACTCAAAAACAGAATTTACTCATATATCCCAAGTTTGGCGACATTTATTTCCAATTCCAGTAATACCAAGGCTTACGGGGATTACTTCCTAAAATGTAGTCCCAAAACCGAAATAGAACCTGTGAAA
This genomic interval from Desulfolucanica intricata contains the following:
- a CDS encoding IS630 family transposase, with the protein product MAEILKTNRPKIERQINKALEFGVEIALNDLPRSGRPDRITKEAKAWLVSLACQKPKEYGYSYELWTTDLLSKHVQAYCEENGHPTLKNLSRGTVSKILSANNVKPHKIKYYLEKRDPEFEPKMANVLYVYKEVETVLKQDDQSLYAYLSYDEKPGIQAIAGTAPDLSPSPDKHSCIARDYEYIRHGTLSLMAGIDLVTGHILAQIEDRHRSREFVEFLKMADEYYKDKEKIKIILDNHSAHISKETRAYLNTVPNRFEFVFTPKHGSWLNLIESFFGKMARTMLRAIRVKPKEELKNRIYSYIPSLATFISNSSNTKAYGDYFLKCSPKTEIEPVKPFDFTGLRV